In the genome of Bradyrhizobium sp. CIAT3101, one region contains:
- a CDS encoding aldehyde dehydrogenase family protein: protein MVNRMQFYIDGAWVDPAVKKSTPVVNPATEEAMYEIALGSKADVDKAVAAAKRAFATFSQTSREERVALLTKVIEVYKGRLKEIGASVSDEMGAPLPMAEKLQAGAGLGHLMTTLDVLKNYHFEEPIGTAMVLREPVGVVGMITPWNWPLNQIACKVAPALAAGCTMILKPSEFTPTSALIFAEILHEAGVPKGVFNLVNGLGPEVGAAMSEHPDIDMISFTGSTRAGIDVAKRAAPTVKRVSQELGGKSPNVILEGADLTKAVTGGVMHMFNNSGQSCNAPSRMIVPLSKMKEVAAIAKAVADKTKAGDPRAEGTTIGPVVNRGQWDKIQALIKKGIDEGATLVAGGPGLPEGVNKGFYVRPTIFADVTPEMTIAREEIFGPVLTILGAKDEAEAVHIANDTPYGLAGYVSGASVDDAKRVGRQIRAGNVNLQGVPNDRTAPFGGYKQSGNGREWGKYGLEDFLEVKAVAGFNAA from the coding sequence ATGGTCAATCGCATGCAATTCTACATCGACGGCGCCTGGGTCGATCCCGCCGTCAAGAAGTCCACCCCGGTCGTCAATCCGGCGACGGAAGAGGCGATGTACGAGATTGCGCTCGGCTCCAAGGCTGACGTGGACAAGGCGGTTGCCGCCGCCAAGCGCGCTTTTGCGACTTTCTCCCAGACCAGCCGTGAAGAGCGCGTCGCGCTGCTCACCAAAGTCATCGAGGTCTACAAGGGCCGTCTCAAGGAGATCGGCGCTTCCGTCTCCGACGAAATGGGCGCACCGCTGCCGATGGCCGAAAAGCTCCAGGCCGGCGCCGGCCTCGGCCATCTCATGACCACGCTCGACGTGCTCAAGAACTATCATTTCGAGGAGCCGATCGGCACCGCCATGGTGCTGCGCGAGCCCGTTGGCGTGGTCGGCATGATCACCCCCTGGAACTGGCCGCTCAACCAGATCGCCTGCAAGGTCGCGCCCGCGCTTGCCGCCGGCTGCACCATGATCCTGAAGCCGTCGGAATTCACGCCGACCTCGGCTTTGATCTTTGCAGAAATCCTCCATGAAGCCGGCGTGCCGAAGGGCGTCTTCAACCTCGTCAACGGCCTCGGCCCCGAGGTCGGTGCCGCCATGAGCGAGCACCCCGACATCGACATGATCTCCTTCACCGGCTCGACCCGCGCCGGCATCGACGTTGCGAAGCGCGCGGCGCCGACCGTGAAGCGCGTCAGCCAGGAGCTCGGCGGCAAGTCGCCGAACGTCATCCTCGAAGGCGCCGACCTCACGAAGGCGGTGACCGGCGGCGTGATGCACATGTTCAACAACTCCGGCCAGTCCTGCAATGCGCCCTCGCGCATGATCGTGCCGTTGTCGAAGATGAAGGAAGTCGCCGCGATCGCGAAGGCCGTCGCCGACAAGACCAAGGCGGGCGATCCGCGCGCCGAAGGCACCACCATCGGCCCGGTCGTCAACCGCGGCCAGTGGGACAAGATCCAGGCGCTGATCAAGAAGGGTATCGACGAGGGTGCAACGCTCGTCGCCGGTGGCCCGGGCCTGCCCGAAGGCGTCAACAAAGGCTTCTATGTCCGTCCGACCATCTTCGCCGACGTCACCCCCGAGATGACGATTGCGCGCGAAGAAATCTTCGGACCGGTGCTGACCATCCTCGGCGCCAAGGACGAAGCCGAAGCCGTGCACATCGCCAACGACACGCCGTACGGTCTCGCTGGTTACGTCTCCGGCGCTTCGGTCGACGACGCCAAGCGTGTCGGCCGTCAGATCCGCGCCGGCAACGTCAACCTGCAGGGCGTGCCCAACGATCGCACCGCGCCGTTCGGCGGCTACAAGCAGTCGGGCAACGGCCGCGAGTGGGGCAAGTACGGCCTCGAGGACTTCCTCGAAGTGAAGGCGGTTGCGGGCTTCAACGCCGCGTAA
- a CDS encoding transglutaminase family protein, which yields MAIIGEITHTTTYRYAKPVTFGTHRAMFLPRRGASTRLLRWSAHTSVPSKVLWISDSRSNAVTVMDFSEPASELTFTFKVRGVYFGIKGLEAFPLEARAEEVPVQYTPDEWTDLAGYLRPHADDPDGSHAAWTKSFVAGDQDRTADVLRRMLGIFRSEFKYHGRDAEGTQSPGDTLRMKSGTCRDFAWLMVETLRRLGFASRFVSGYLYDAALDGGAVGMTGSGATHAWVQVFLPGAGWLDYDPTNSLNAGFDLIPVAIARHPGQAVPLAGSWFGDAGDYLGMSINVAVHKIGEMLDPSEG from the coding sequence ATGGCGATCATCGGCGAGATCACGCACACCACGACCTACCGCTATGCAAAGCCGGTGACGTTCGGCACGCATCGCGCCATGTTCCTGCCGCGGCGCGGCGCTTCGACCCGCCTGCTGCGCTGGTCCGCCCACACCAGCGTGCCGTCGAAGGTGCTGTGGATCAGCGACTCCCGCTCCAACGCCGTCACGGTGATGGATTTCAGCGAACCTGCCAGCGAACTGACGTTCACCTTCAAGGTCCGCGGCGTCTATTTCGGCATCAAGGGCTTGGAGGCATTTCCGCTGGAAGCCCGGGCCGAGGAAGTGCCCGTGCAATATACGCCGGACGAATGGACCGACCTTGCCGGTTATCTGCGTCCGCATGCCGACGATCCGGATGGCAGCCACGCGGCGTGGACCAAGAGCTTCGTCGCCGGCGATCAGGACCGGACCGCGGATGTGCTGCGCCGCATGCTGGGCATCTTTCGCAGCGAGTTCAAATATCACGGCAGAGACGCCGAGGGCACCCAGTCTCCGGGCGACACGCTGCGTATGAAATCAGGCACCTGCCGGGACTTCGCCTGGCTGATGGTCGAAACGCTCCGGCGGCTCGGCTTCGCCTCCCGCTTCGTCAGTGGCTATCTCTACGATGCGGCACTCGACGGCGGCGCTGTCGGCATGACCGGCTCTGGCGCCACCCACGCATGGGTGCAGGTGTTCCTGCCCGGTGCAGGCTGGCTCGATTACGATCCGACCAACAGCCTGAACGCGGGCTTTGATCTCATCCCGGTCGCCATCGCGCGGCACCCGGGCCAGGCCGTGCCGCTGGCCGGCTCGTGGTTCGGCGATGCCGGCGACTATTTGGGCATGTCGATCAATGTTGCCGTTCACAAGATCGGCGAAATGCTCGATCCTTCGGAGGGATAG
- a CDS encoding NAD(P)-dependent oxidoreductase produces the protein MPRILMTGASGGIGTRLRKLLPPIYPDLLLSDIKPPADLAPNEQFKAADLSDLAQCEAICEGVDGILHFGGYSVEGPWNDILQANIIGGYNLFEAAYRKGVKRVVFASSNHAVGFYPRHHKIGTDVTPRPDGRYGVSKVFGEALGALYADKHGLKVTCLRIGNFGDVPLDLRRISIWLKPEDLVQLCQIGLEHPGIHFEVFYGASLNERAWWDNHRAYEFGYRPTGRSEDHVAHAMAEQAKLKPDPVGDHYQGGAFCSNEFDGDESRIIDWNKR, from the coding sequence ATGCCGCGCATCTTGATGACGGGAGCTTCGGGCGGAATCGGAACGCGCCTGCGAAAACTGTTGCCGCCGATCTATCCGGACCTCCTGCTCAGCGACATCAAGCCGCCTGCCGATCTCGCGCCGAACGAGCAGTTCAAGGCGGCCGACCTGTCCGACCTTGCCCAGTGCGAGGCGATCTGCGAGGGCGTCGACGGCATCCTGCATTTCGGCGGCTATTCGGTCGAAGGCCCCTGGAACGACATCCTGCAGGCCAACATCATCGGCGGCTACAATCTGTTCGAGGCGGCGTATCGCAAGGGCGTCAAGCGCGTGGTGTTCGCGTCCTCGAACCATGCCGTCGGCTTCTATCCGCGCCACCACAAGATCGGCACCGACGTCACCCCGCGCCCGGACGGCCGCTACGGCGTCAGCAAAGTATTCGGCGAAGCGCTCGGCGCGCTCTATGCCGACAAGCACGGCCTGAAGGTGACGTGCCTGCGCATCGGCAATTTCGGTGATGTGCCGCTGGACCTTCGCCGGATCTCGATCTGGCTGAAGCCGGAAGATCTTGTGCAGCTCTGCCAGATCGGGCTCGAGCATCCCGGCATCCATTTCGAGGTGTTTTATGGCGCCTCGCTCAACGAGCGCGCCTGGTGGGACAACCACCGCGCCTACGAATTCGGCTATCGCCCCACCGGCCGCTCCGAGGATCACGTGGCGCACGCGATGGCCGAGCAGGCCAAGCTGAAGCCCGATCCGGTCGGCGACCACTACCAGGGCGGCGCGTTCTGCAGCAACGAGTTCGACGGCGACGAGAGCCGGATCATCGACTGGAACAAGCGGTAG
- a CDS encoding potassium channel family protein codes for MALDHDSTKGHGPLDATSVPFEILKGRLRQLYEGDTFGCIRFRYALLVLDIVTVLFIIATSFLPRGGIVESLDVVFGVLILADFSARMIISRHPLHDLARLSTWTDVVVIISFLAPLAGEAGGFLRAFRTLRLLGDNQMVARLRIDSAFFRRNEEVIFAVANLGVFVFIMTGVVYETQKSHNPQIGNYADALYFTVTALTTTGFGDITLPGTVGRLITVVIMIFGVTLFLNLAKALLAPSKVRFPCPVCGLQRHDVDAVHCKACGTILNIPDEGMD; via the coding sequence ATGGCACTTGATCACGACAGCACCAAGGGACATGGGCCGCTCGACGCCACCAGCGTCCCGTTCGAGATCCTGAAGGGCAGGCTTCGGCAGCTTTACGAAGGCGACACCTTCGGCTGCATCCGATTCCGCTACGCGCTGCTCGTGCTCGACATCGTCACGGTCTTGTTCATCATCGCGACGTCGTTCCTGCCGCGCGGCGGGATCGTCGAGTCCCTCGATGTCGTGTTCGGTGTCCTGATCCTGGCGGACTTCTCCGCACGGATGATCATCAGTCGCCACCCGCTGCACGACCTCGCGCGGCTATCGACCTGGACCGACGTCGTGGTCATCATCTCGTTCCTTGCACCGCTCGCGGGCGAGGCCGGCGGCTTCCTGCGCGCATTTCGAACATTGCGGCTTCTGGGCGACAACCAGATGGTGGCGCGCCTGCGGATCGACAGCGCCTTCTTCCGACGCAACGAAGAGGTCATCTTTGCCGTCGCCAATCTCGGCGTGTTCGTCTTCATCATGACGGGCGTGGTCTACGAGACCCAGAAGTCGCACAACCCGCAGATCGGCAATTATGCCGACGCGCTCTACTTCACGGTCACCGCACTGACCACGACCGGCTTCGGCGACATCACCCTGCCCGGCACCGTCGGACGCCTGATCACCGTCGTCATCATGATCTTCGGCGTGACCCTGTTCCTGAATCTTGCCAAGGCGCTGCTCGCGCCCTCGAAGGTGCGCTTCCCCTGCCCGGTCTGCGGCCTGCAGCGCCACGACGTGGACGCAGTGCATTGCAAGGCCTGCGGGACCATTTTGAACATTCCCGATGAGGGAATGGACTAG
- a CDS encoding SMP-30/gluconolactonase/LRE family protein, with the protein MNEASSHTQERPGWRPATYYPDPAIHVLDPRFEKYWLKLSAVERLATGLRWAEGPVWFGDGRYLLCSDIPNQRIIKWEEETGAVSVFRKPSNFANGNTRDRQGRLVTCEHGGRRVTRTEYDGEITVLMDQFNGKRLNSPNDVVVKSDGSIWFTDPTFGLLGNYEGYKAEPEIEPNVYRLDPVTRKASVVAEGVLGPNGLCFSPDEKILYVVESRGVPNRKILAYDVSADGTTISNKRVHIDAGPGTPDGMRCDIDGNLWCGWGMGDPELDGVVAFAPDGIMIGRIALPERCANLCFGGVKRNRLFMAASQSIYALYVNTQGAMGG; encoded by the coding sequence ATGAATGAGGCATCGTCCCACACCCAGGAACGGCCAGGCTGGCGACCGGCGACCTATTACCCCGATCCGGCCATTCACGTCCTCGACCCCCGTTTCGAAAAATACTGGTTGAAACTCTCGGCCGTGGAGCGACTGGCGACCGGCCTGCGCTGGGCGGAAGGGCCGGTCTGGTTCGGCGACGGGCGCTATCTGCTCTGTAGCGATATTCCGAACCAGCGCATCATCAAATGGGAAGAAGAGACCGGCGCTGTTTCGGTTTTCCGAAAACCCTCCAATTTCGCCAACGGCAACACGCGCGACCGGCAGGGCCGGCTCGTCACCTGCGAGCACGGCGGGCGCCGCGTGACCCGTACCGAATATGACGGCGAGATCACGGTGCTGATGGATCAATTCAACGGCAAGCGGTTGAACTCGCCGAACGATGTCGTCGTCAAATCGGACGGCTCGATCTGGTTCACCGATCCGACCTTCGGCCTGCTCGGCAATTACGAGGGCTACAAGGCGGAGCCCGAGATCGAACCGAACGTCTACCGGCTCGATCCCGTGACCCGCAAGGCGAGCGTCGTCGCCGAGGGCGTGTTGGGTCCGAACGGGCTGTGCTTCTCGCCGGACGAGAAGATTCTCTACGTGGTGGAATCGCGCGGTGTGCCGAACCGCAAGATCCTCGCCTATGACGTCTCGGCGGATGGCACCACGATCTCCAACAAACGCGTCCACATCGATGCAGGTCCCGGCACGCCGGACGGCATGCGCTGCGACATCGACGGCAATCTCTGGTGCGGCTGGGGCATGGGCGATCCCGAGCTCGACGGCGTCGTGGCGTTCGCACCCGACGGCATCATGATCGGCCGCATCGCGCTGCCCGAGCGTTGCGCCAATCTCTGCTTCGGCGGCGTCAAGCGCAACCGCCTGTTCATGGCGGCGAGCCAGTCGATCTACGCGCTGTATGTGAATACGCAGGGCGCGATGGGGGGATAG